From one Streptomyces sp. R41 genomic stretch:
- a CDS encoding ATP-binding protein: MRDHDAQPIGGIARRLANILTARGIDPAAPLTDPVEPIPALQAAQDRIPARYRAAVADHPAVAAWVHEVAEAGRPGPEGAPGIAQGRSLLIVGTTGTGKTHQAYGAIRSLLIAGVRLRWKATTAADLYAELRPRPGHDGERELMDLARCPLLIIDDLGAAKNSEWTEEITMRLINRRYNEMLPTLITTNLGMADLRQHIGDRVASRLTEMSDKVILDGPDRRRSLAAERRRIAVA, translated from the coding sequence ATGCGCGACCACGACGCCCAGCCCATCGGCGGCATCGCCCGCCGCCTGGCCAACATCCTCACCGCCCGGGGCATCGATCCCGCCGCTCCGCTCACCGACCCCGTTGAGCCCATCCCCGCCCTCCAGGCCGCCCAGGACCGCATCCCGGCCCGGTACCGGGCCGCGGTCGCCGACCACCCGGCTGTCGCCGCCTGGGTCCACGAGGTCGCCGAGGCCGGCCGTCCAGGACCTGAGGGAGCCCCGGGCATCGCCCAGGGCCGCTCGCTGCTGATTGTCGGCACCACCGGCACCGGCAAGACCCACCAGGCGTACGGCGCGATCCGGTCGCTGCTCATCGCGGGAGTCCGGCTGCGCTGGAAGGCGACCACGGCCGCCGACCTGTACGCGGAGCTGCGGCCTCGCCCCGGGCACGACGGTGAGCGGGAGCTGATGGACCTCGCCCGCTGCCCGCTGCTGATCATCGACGACCTCGGTGCGGCCAAGAACAGCGAGTGGACCGAGGAGATCACGATGCGGCTGATCAACCGCCGCTACAACGAGATGCTCCCGACGCTGATCACCACCAACCTCGGTATGGCCGACCTGCGTCAGCACATCGGCGACCGGGTCGCCTCCCGGCTGACCGAGATGAGCGACAAGGTCATCCTCGACGGTCCCGACCGCAGACGAAGCCTCGCAGCCGAGCGTCGCCGCATCGCTGTCGCCTGA